The genomic interval CGAAGTGACCGTACAGATGCCGGCTGATGGTCGGACCCGGCACGTCGAGATCGATCACGACCCGGGCTGCAGATGCTGTGGACAACAGGTAGCTCCTCTTTTACGTAGGGTAGGCGACATGAAGAAGGGGACGACCGCCGTGACGATGGCCGATGTCGCGCGGTCCGCGGGGGTGTCCACGATGACCGTGTCGAACGTGATCAACGGGCGGCCGCGGGTCGGCGCCGCGACGCGCGAACGGGTCCTGGCCGCGATCGGCGACCTCGGGTACCAGGTCAACCTGGCCGCCCGGCACCTGCGCGCGGGCCGCACAGGTGTGGTCGGCCTCGCGGTCCCGGAGCTCGAGCGCCCGTACTTCGCCCAGCTGGCCGGCCGGCTCGCGGACCGGTTCGAGGCGCACGGGCTGCGCATCGTGATGGAGCGCACCGGCGCCAGCCGCGAGGGCGAGGCCGACGCGGTCTCGTTCTCCCGGCTGCGGATGTACGACGGTCTGGTCCTCAGCGTGGTCGACAGCGACCCGGCCGAGCTGACCCAGCTCCGCAACGACGCGCCGGTCGTGATGATCGGCGAGCGGGCGCTGCCGTCGAAGTACGAGCACGTGATGATGGACAACGTCGACGGTGCCCGGCAGGCCACTGCCCATCTGCTCGCCACTGGTGCAAGACGGATCGCGATGCTCGGCGGCAATCCCGACTGGACCGCGAACATGCCGGCCCTTCGCGCGGAGGGCTACGGGCTCGCGCACACCGACGCCGGCGTACCGATCGATCCGGAGCTGACGGTCCGCTGTCACTTCACGATGCAGCAGGGGTACGACGCGATCCGGTCGTTGCTCGATCGCCGGATCGGTTTCGACGCGGTGTTCGCGCTGACCGATGTGGTTGCCCTGGGCGCGCTTCGGGCCCTGGCCGATGCGAATCTGCGGGTTCCGGAGGACGTCCAGGTGATCGGCTTCGACGACATCGACGAGGCGCCGTACCTGGTCCCGGCGCTGTCCAGCATCAACCCGGGACACGAGGAGATGGCGGACTCGATCGTCGCGCTGCTGATGGCCCAGATCGGCGGCGGCCCGAGCGGCGATCCACAGGAACTGGTCGCGCCGGCCCGCCTGATCCTGCGCGGTACCACCAAGCCGGTCGTCTGACACCACGGTCCACCTCGTCACGCGGGGGAGGTCGCTGCTCAGATGTATATCGATAAACCACGGCGGTGACAAGACCTCGGCCCGGAACCGCTGCTGAGCGGTTGCCGGGCCGAGGGTGGGGGTGACTAGTTCGCGAGGAGCGCGGCGATCTCCGTCATCTGGTCGCTCTTGAGCGGGCCGAACGCCATTGCGCGGGCGTTCTCCTCGGCCTGTGCGACCGTCCGGAAGCCGGGGATCGGCACCGTCTTCGGACTCCGCGCCCACAGCCACGCGAGAGCGCCCTGTGCCAGCGTCCGCCCGTCGCTCTGCAGGAGCTCGCGGATCGCCGAGACCTTGTCCCACCACTCAGGTGCCGGTGCGCCGCCCTCGGTGAAGTACCGCAGCCAGGCCGGCGGCAGCGTCCGGATGTCCGCGCCGGTCGCCGGGCTGCTCGCGTCGCGACGGCCGAGGATCCCCATCCCGAGCGGGGTGCGGTTGATGCTCGCCAGGTTCTCGCGCTCGCAGAGCGCGAAGATGTCCGGAGCGTCGTGCAGAACGCTCGCCTCGTGCTGTACGGCGGCGCAGTGCTCGCCCTGGGCGAAGAGCTCCGCGCTGTGCAGGGTGTCGGTGCTCCACGCGTAGCCGCGGATCAGCCCTTCGCGCACGAGCTCCTCGCACGCCTCGCGGAGCGGCAACGCGATCTCGTCGGTGGTGTCGTAGTGCAGCTGATACAGATCCAGATAGTCGGTCCCGAGCCGCTCGAGCGAAGCCCGGACGGCCTTGTGCACGTACTCCGGTGTCGCGTCCCGGCCGTCCATGATCCGGGTCGACTCGTCGAACAGATTGCCCCACTTGGTGGCGATCACCACCTGGTCGCGCAGGCCCGCGAGCGCCTTCCCGAGCACCCGCTCGCTGTGACCCGCGCCGTACACATCGGCGGTGTCGAAGAAGGTCACCCCGAGCTCGACCGCCCGCCGGATCGCCCGCACCGACTCGTCGTCGTCGACCTCGCCCCAGCCCAGCGGTTCACCGGCCGGGTTGCTGAACGGACCGCCGATCGCCCAGCACCCGAATCCGGCCGGGCTGACCTCGATCCCTGCTCGTCCCAATCCGCGCATCTCCATACCGTCGACTCAACCAGCCGGCTGATCATCCGTCCAATGAATCTTATGGTACCGGTTGATGCA from Kribbella sp. NBC_00709 carries:
- a CDS encoding LacI family DNA-binding transcriptional regulator; translated protein: MKKGTTAVTMADVARSAGVSTMTVSNVINGRPRVGAATRERVLAAIGDLGYQVNLAARHLRAGRTGVVGLAVPELERPYFAQLAGRLADRFEAHGLRIVMERTGASREGEADAVSFSRLRMYDGLVLSVVDSDPAELTQLRNDAPVVMIGERALPSKYEHVMMDNVDGARQATAHLLATGARRIAMLGGNPDWTANMPALRAEGYGLAHTDAGVPIDPELTVRCHFTMQQGYDAIRSLLDRRIGFDAVFALTDVVALGALRALADANLRVPEDVQVIGFDDIDEAPYLVPALSSINPGHEEMADSIVALLMAQIGGGPSGDPQELVAPARLILRGTTKPVV
- a CDS encoding aldo/keto reductase; protein product: MRGLGRAGIEVSPAGFGCWAIGGPFSNPAGEPLGWGEVDDDESVRAIRRAVELGVTFFDTADVYGAGHSERVLGKALAGLRDQVVIATKWGNLFDESTRIMDGRDATPEYVHKAVRASLERLGTDYLDLYQLHYDTTDEIALPLREACEELVREGLIRGYAWSTDTLHSAELFAQGEHCAAVQHEASVLHDAPDIFALCERENLASINRTPLGMGILGRRDASSPATGADIRTLPPAWLRYFTEGGAPAPEWWDKVSAIRELLQSDGRTLAQGALAWLWARSPKTVPIPGFRTVAQAEENARAMAFGPLKSDQMTEIAALLAN